One part of the Treponema sp. OMZ 787 genome encodes these proteins:
- a CDS encoding tryptophanase — translation MKKYVPEPFRIKMVEPIKMTTREDRIKYLEKAKYNMFNLRGEDVYIDLLTDSGTNAMSDKQWGGVMVGDEAYAGGKSYFKLVEAGQDIFGYEFIQPVHQGRAAEKVLFPLLLKNGQVAISNMFFDTTRAHVTLAGGRPLDCVCKEAKKPSEYAPFKGNMDVEKLEQLINEHGKEKVGMIVMTITNNSAGGQAVSIQNIRDVAKVAKKYGILFNIDAARFAENAYFVKQREEEFKNKSIKEIIREMFSYADTFTMSAKKDAIVNMGGLIGIKNNQEIYQMIKGNCISFEGFITYGGLAGRDLEALAIGLYEGIDEEYLKYRNASMEYLASQLLDAGIAIQNPAGGHGVYVDANAMFPHIPYYEFPGHTLCVELYKEAGIRTCDIGSFMLGNDPETGEQIKSEFEFARLAIPRRVYTQSHLDVIAGALINIKERASQVKGYKIIWEPPILRHFQAHLEPIK, via the coding sequence ATGAAAAAGTATGTACCGGAACCATTTAGAATTAAAATGGTTGAACCCATCAAAATGACAACACGTGAGGACCGCATTAAGTATCTTGAAAAAGCAAAATATAATATGTTTAACTTACGCGGCGAAGATGTCTATATTGACTTACTGACAGACAGCGGAACCAACGCAATGAGCGATAAGCAGTGGGGCGGTGTTATGGTCGGAGATGAGGCCTATGCCGGAGGAAAAAGCTATTTCAAATTAGTTGAAGCCGGTCAAGATATTTTCGGATATGAATTTATCCAGCCCGTTCATCAGGGAAGAGCTGCAGAAAAGGTATTATTCCCCTTGCTGCTTAAAAACGGTCAGGTTGCTATTTCAAATATGTTCTTTGATACGACCAGAGCTCATGTAACTCTGGCAGGCGGAAGACCGCTCGACTGCGTATGCAAAGAAGCAAAAAAACCTTCCGAATATGCTCCTTTTAAGGGAAATATGGATGTTGAAAAACTTGAACAGCTTATTAACGAACACGGAAAAGAAAAAGTCGGCATGATTGTAATGACAATTACAAACAACTCTGCCGGCGGACAGGCTGTTTCAATCCAGAACATTCGTGATGTTGCCAAAGTAGCAAAAAAATACGGCATTTTGTTCAATATAGACGCTGCACGGTTTGCAGAAAACGCATATTTTGTAAAACAAAGAGAGGAAGAATTCAAGAATAAATCCATTAAAGAAATTATCCGTGAAATGTTCAGCTATGCCGACACCTTTACAATGAGTGCCAAAAAAGATGCTATCGTTAATATGGGCGGCTTGATCGGTATTAAAAATAATCAGGAAATCTATCAAATGATTAAGGGTAACTGTATTTCTTTCGAAGGTTTTATCACCTACGGAGGTCTTGCAGGACGCGACCTTGAAGCCTTGGCCATCGGTTTATACGAAGGTATTGATGAAGAATATCTGAAATACCGAAATGCTTCTATGGAATACTTAGCTTCTCAGCTTCTTGATGCAGGTATTGCAATTCAAAACCCTGCAGGCGGGCACGGCGTTTATGTTGATGCAAATGCCATGTTCCCTCACATTCCGTATTATGAATTCCCCGGCCACACTCTTTGCGTAGAGTTATACAAGGAAGCCGGAATCCGAACATGCGACATCGGTTCTTTCATGCTCGGAAACGATCCCGAAACCGGAGAACAAATCAAATCCGAATTTGAATTCGCCCGCCTCGCAATTCCTAGACGAGTATATACACAGTCTCACTTAGATGTTATTGCAGGAGCTTTAATTAACATTAAAGAAAGAGCATCTCAAGTTAAGGGATACAAAATTATCTGGGAGCCCCCGATTCTTAGACACTTCCAAGCTCATTTAGAGCCTATAAAATAA